The Halobacterium sp. CBA1132 genome has a segment encoding these proteins:
- a CDS encoding SDR family NAD(P)-dependent oxidoreductase, with protein sequence MNGLADKTAVVTGAGSGIGRASAQRFAEEGANVVVADIDEENGQETVDLIEDAGGEATFVDVDVSDVESVERMVDVTVDTYGGLDFAHNNAGILTGFAETTDIEEDQWDRLVDINLKGVWACMKAEIPVMEEQGGGAIVNTASESGLVGMGGLSSYSASKHGVVGLTKSVALEYASRGIRINAIAPGPTKTNIQANSPDTDVDPRSLPFDTSAMTDVPMERVAEPAEMAGATVFLCSDDASYITGHTLPVDGGQAAN encoded by the coding sequence ATGAACGGACTAGCAGACAAGACTGCGGTCGTGACAGGAGCCGGCTCGGGAATCGGACGCGCCTCCGCGCAGCGATTCGCCGAGGAGGGGGCAAATGTGGTCGTCGCGGACATCGACGAGGAGAACGGGCAGGAGACCGTCGATTTGATCGAGGACGCCGGTGGCGAGGCGACCTTCGTCGATGTCGACGTGTCCGATGTCGAGTCGGTCGAGCGAATGGTGGATGTCACGGTAGACACGTACGGTGGACTGGACTTCGCGCACAACAACGCGGGCATTCTCACGGGGTTCGCGGAGACCACGGACATCGAGGAGGACCAGTGGGACCGACTCGTGGACATCAACCTGAAGGGGGTCTGGGCGTGCATGAAGGCCGAAATTCCCGTGATGGAAGAACAGGGTGGCGGCGCAATCGTGAACACGGCGTCAGAGTCGGGTCTCGTCGGAATGGGCGGGCTGTCCAGTTACTCGGCGAGCAAACACGGCGTCGTCGGGCTCACCAAATCGGTCGCCCTCGAGTACGCGTCGAGAGGAATCCGAATCAACGCGATAGCGCCCGGGCCGACGAAGACGAACATCCAAGCGAACTCCCCAGACACGGACGTCGACCCGCGGTCGCTTCCGTTCGACACGTCCGCGATGACCGACGTCCCGATGGAGCGCGTCGCGGAACCGGCGGAGATGGCTGGCGCGACCGTGTTCCTCTGCTCTGACGACGCGTCGTACATCACTGGCCACACCCTCCCGGTAGACGGCGGACAGGCCGCAAACTAA